AATTGCGTTTATTCTTTCCGCCGCCGCCGCGTGTTCGGCATCGCTACTGCTTGTTTCCGCAGGGCGGGTTGGGTCCACGTCAACCAAGAGCCACCGCCGGGCGACAATATCGCCATCACTGGCCGATTTAATTCCGCTGTTAAATTTGTTCACCGCCCTTTGCAAGAGGCCGGGCTTAACTGGGTTGGGTGTGCAATAAGCCCCTTTCCAACTCACAAACCGCTGGGCGTCTAGGGCTGATACCGCTTTAGCCGGATCATCAAAGTAGCCCGAATATACGCTGCCCCGCCGGTCGCTTGGCGTCGTGCCCGCCAGGACACGAATTTCAAAGCATTGCCCGGGTTCGGTAATTGTTTGCAGGGTTCGCAAAATATCGTCTGGGTTGTATAATTTCATGGGTCAGCTTCCTTGCTCGTTTGGGTTATTGAGGGCCAGCCGGTTGCCGCCGGTTGGCTCTCTTGCTTTTGGGTCGGGGTTCGAGGGGGATTACCGCTTGCTCATTGCAGAGCTTTTCTAGCCATGTTTTCAGGGCAGAGAGCGAATAAAAAACTCTCCCGCCAATTTTGCAGAATGGCACTTTCCTTTGCTTCTGCCACTCGGCCAAAGTAGATTGAGCCACGCCAAGAATCTTGGACGCTCCCACCGCATCGGTGCCTATTCTTTTGGCTTTGACGGGTTTCACCCGCCGCAGGGCTTCGAGGGCTTCTTGCTCGTTAAGCATGGGCCACCGCCTGCCCGGCCTGGGCCTGAGAGAGCCGCTCACAAAAACGCCGCACCGCTTCCCGGCTTGTTGCCCGATGCCCGCCGCAAAGAGCGGTTTCAAGCCGGACACCGTGCACCCCTTTATGGGCATACCTGTAAAGAGTGCTCAAACCGATTTTTCGCCCACGGTTCGCGGGAAAAAGTTCCGCCGCTTCATTCAACCGCACAAGTTCCTCATTCAAAATTTGCATCGTTCTAGCTCCTAAAAAAAGAGTTCAACAAACGGCCACAATCATGCCGCCTTTGCAATGATAAAGCCCACCCAGCCTTAATCTGAGAAAAATCGAGATTCGGTTATTCGATTTAGGCGTTGATGCTGCAAATCAGCCGCCTTTGAGATGATAAGGGGGCGATATAGCTGCTAATGAGAAAAATCCAGAGTGGATTTAGGGTAGAGATTAACGGGCCAAAGAGAGTGCCGCACCCGGCCGCTTTTACTCCACGCTCTTGGATGCAATGTTTTCTTGCCGCCGCCGCTCATTGGTTTCAAGAAAGCTTTCGTGCAACTGCTCGGGCGTGAATTTCAGCTTGCGGTATTTTTGGGCAACGCAAATATATTCCCGCTCCTCCCGGTCATTGATAAAGCAATAAATCTCCGCTGGGGTAACGGTTGTTTCATATACCGCTGGGTTCGCTAAATAAGGGAATCTCCCAGCAAACCACTTGGCGGTTTCGAGGTCATCCGTCCAACTCACCCCGCGTACCTGTCTCTCCCGGGTTGTCCCTGCAACTCCCCGATATAGCGTGAATGTTTCACCTGGGGGCAAAGCATCACCCGCTGCCAAAAGCTTTTCCCTGCCCCCTAATTCAAGCATCCAAAGTTTCATCCCGAGAGTGAAGCTTGAGTTATTTGTGCGTGGGGCTACGAGGGCATCAATCAAGGCTGTTTCATACATCCCTTGCTGCCAGAGGGGGCGAATGTTTCTATAAACAAAATCCAAATTATGGTGATTCGCCATCAAACATAACAAACTTTTCGCATCACGATTACGGATTGCATCCTGTGCCCGCTCTTTCGTCTTTTCCCTCCCCGCTTCAAATTCTGCCCAAGTGCCCGATTCACGGATTGCCTTTAGAACTAGCTCACTGGGCATAGGGGCAATATGGCTCAAATCCCATTGCAGTTCGTTACCCCCTTCCACCTGTGCTAGTTCGGCCAGCCGCTTCCGTGTATTCTCCGCTTTAAGCATTGTTGCGAATATCATGCATCACCTTGCCTAAGAGGTAATGCGGGCGTTGCCGGGCAGGGAGCTTTGGCAAGGGAAAAGCTTCGACCTGCCACGGCAACTAAGATTACGCTCGCCGGTTTGCAACCCGACAGAGCCACCGCATATACAGTATGACACTACTGGACGTTTGGTTACAGTCCCCCCGCCAGCACCCCCCGATACCGCACCGCAAAGAATCTCAATCGCGGAAGTGGAAAGTCGCAAGAGATTCCGCGATTTTTTTCGACCGCATGTTAAAATATGGCCAGAAAGTACCTTGATTAAAGGGGTCCCCCCACCCCCCCCCCTATCGCGGGTCCTACCGCAAAGAATCTCAATTCGCGGTCGATCAGAATCCTGCAAAATTGAGCAAAATTCGTTCCGGCGTCCCCCCCGCGTTTCACCTGGGGGGTCGGGGGGGCAGTCCGCGCTGTAACCTGGCAGTCAAGTAGGCTTGGTTGTTACCGCGATTCAAGGTTACGTTGTCACCTTGATCCTCTTTGGCCTCATTGCTTTTGCGGTCGCCGCCATGTTTTCCCAGTACTGTGCGAAGTGACTGGCCGCGCTTGGCGCATAAAAAACCCCCTGCCTGAGAGAAAACAGGCAGAGGGCCGCACCAGCTTTAGCACATCGGGACAGCGAAACAAAGTCGGAACAAAAACGCCACCCGAATCGAAACTGGAATCTTGCGGGGAATGTCCACCCGCCGTTTTACTTTCGTCGCGTTGGCGGCAATCGCAAATCCGCCACCATTCGTTTCAAGGCGTCCAGGCGGCTTAGGCCAGAGGATTCAAGTTCCTCCACCCGTTTGGCAGTCCCATCAACCGGCTTGCGTCGGCTAAACGGTTCGGGGTTCGGCACGTGCTTTATCGCCCGGGGAAATGGCATATACTTTGGTTCGCGGTAATCACTCATCTTTTATGCTCCTATGAAAAGCCCCAGCCGTGAGCAAATCCCACGGCCAGGGCCGGTTAAGTTAAAGGGTCCAATCCGTACCGCCGTTGTGCCGCAACACCGCCCGCCAATCCTTGTGCCTGCCGGGCAAGAGCGAAACGCTGCCGCCGGATTCCTTAAAAATATAGGCACCTGGGGCCGCGTCATCATCTACAAAAGGGCAAACCGTGTGCGGTTCGCTTGGGGTTCGGCCAGTACCGCAAAGCCAAATTCGATGGGCAATGGAACGGGGTTGCTCGCCAATGTCGAGTTTCCACCGCCTACGGCTTTCATCCCCTTTCACGCCACAAACAATCAGCACCGCCGCCCCAGAATTTGCCGCCTGTTGGGCCAATTCTAGCCAGGGTTCGGCGCCATCCGGGCCAAGTTTGGCGGGCGGGAACAAAGCCAGAATTGGGAAGTTACTGGCCAGTTCTTGGGCATCACTCAAACTTGCAAAAAAGAATCGGGACGGGTCGCCGTTGTTGGCTAAAATCCCGCTCAAATGGGCGTTGGGATCGCCACCGACTAGCAAGCAATTCCCGCCGCTATCGTTTTTTGACAAAACAAACCGGGCGAGGTCTGCCCCGTAGTGTTTGGCCGTACTGCTAAAAGCCAAATTCACAATCAAATTAACTTCACCTGGGGTAGCTAACCGGCTTAAGTCGCGGGTTAAATTCCTAACCATTCCGGCCAAACTCATAGCCCGGGGGGCTTCGAGGGTTGCCACGTTTGCCGGTTCAAGCTCGAGCACCTGCTCCACTACGGGCAGGGCGGGTTCAATCACTTCAAAGTCATTCTGGGGTTTCTTAGGCATGGTAAATTCTCCTGGGGGTTGGGGGTTTAGGAATTCACTTCTTGGATGTAAGCACTCCGCAGTTCGGGCCGGGTTTTAGCCAAATGGCTCGTTGCTTTCGATTTCGGCATGCCCTTGCTGGTCAACTGCTCAATTGCCGCTTCCCATGCCGCTTGGGCCGGGCGGGCCTTGGTGCCGGGCTTTTCGTGCCGTGCCCCCTGCCGGGCGTTTGCCGCCGCCAAAAATTGTTGATGCAAAAGCGGTTGCTCCCGCACCAACTTGGCGGTCAACGCTATTGGCGA
Above is a window of Pirellulales bacterium DNA encoding:
- a CDS encoding DUF1580 domain-containing protein, which codes for MQILNEELVRLNEAAELFPANRGRKIGLSTLYRYAHKGVHGVRLETALCGGHRATSREAVRRFCERLSQAQAGQAVAHA